In Qipengyuania pelagi, the following are encoded in one genomic region:
- the acs gene encoding acetate--CoA ligase, translating to MTQSAAPDGRVVRRVIATDAATALLGQIIERHGPVLIHQSGGCCDGSSPMVYPRGEFRLGGSDVLLGTIGTTPVYIGAAQFAVWKHTQLILDVVEGRGGMFSLDNGTGRRFLVRSRTYGEREIAMLHKADRFRAMQASIDSDADAFWLDEAHRLDWSVFPTKADESSFDKGDFGIRWFADGELNVSVNCLDRHLETRGDQPAIVFEGDEPDEGRTLTYRELHWQVCRFANVLKANGIGKGDRVILYMPMVPEAAIAMLACARIGAVHSVVFGGFSPDSLADRIADCDATLVVTADEGTRGGKRIPLKANVDSALERASGVDTVIVMQRTGGQVSMRKGRDILWEEACADAPADCPPEAMNAEDPLFILYTSGSTGKPKGVLHTTGGYLLWSTLTFDLLFGPEEGKDVADDLFWCTADVGWITGHTYVVYGPLSNGARTVMFDGVPNYPDPGRLWETSQRLGVTIFYTAPTAIRALMRQGDRWVTRHDLSAIRLLGTVGEPINHEAWEWYHDMVGRGECPIVDTWWQTETGGALIAPVPGATETKPGSATLPLPGVDPELVDGEGHLLTGATEGNLVLTRSWPGMMRTIFGDHDRFFQTYFSTFPGTYFTGDGARRDEDGYYWITGRVDDVINVSGHRMGTAEVENALDEHVLVAEAAVVGMPHDIKGQGIHAFVTLKAGEEGSDALRQELRDLVRSEIGPFATPDVIQFAPDLPKTRSGKIMRRVLRKIAEGQPDEIGDISTLAEPAVVEDLVAKRMRP from the coding sequence ATGACGCAAAGTGCCGCGCCGGATGGCCGAGTGGTCCGTCGCGTGATCGCCACCGACGCGGCCACAGCCCTGCTGGGCCAGATCATCGAACGTCATGGCCCCGTGCTTATCCACCAGTCGGGCGGGTGCTGTGACGGCTCCAGCCCGATGGTCTATCCGCGCGGCGAGTTCCGCCTCGGCGGGTCGGACGTGCTGCTGGGCACGATCGGCACCACACCGGTCTATATCGGCGCGGCGCAGTTCGCGGTGTGGAAACACACGCAGCTGATCCTCGACGTGGTGGAAGGGCGAGGCGGCATGTTCAGCCTCGATAATGGAACGGGCCGGCGCTTCCTCGTGCGAAGCCGGACCTATGGGGAGAGAGAAATCGCCATGTTGCACAAGGCCGACAGGTTTCGCGCCATGCAGGCATCGATCGACAGCGATGCGGACGCCTTCTGGCTGGACGAAGCGCACCGGCTCGACTGGAGCGTCTTCCCGACGAAGGCGGACGAGAGCAGCTTCGACAAGGGCGATTTCGGCATTCGCTGGTTCGCCGATGGCGAGCTGAACGTCTCGGTCAATTGCCTCGACCGCCACCTCGAGACGCGCGGCGACCAGCCCGCGATCGTGTTCGAAGGCGACGAGCCGGACGAAGGGCGAACGCTCACCTATCGTGAGCTGCACTGGCAAGTCTGCCGCTTCGCCAACGTCCTGAAAGCCAACGGGATCGGTAAGGGCGACCGGGTGATCCTTTACATGCCGATGGTGCCCGAAGCGGCGATTGCAATGCTCGCCTGCGCCCGGATCGGGGCGGTCCATTCGGTCGTCTTCGGCGGCTTCTCGCCCGACAGCCTGGCCGACCGGATCGCCGATTGCGACGCTACGCTGGTCGTCACCGCCGATGAAGGCACGCGCGGCGGCAAGCGCATTCCCCTCAAGGCCAATGTCGACAGCGCGCTGGAGCGCGCGAGCGGGGTCGACACGGTCATCGTCATGCAGCGGACGGGTGGCCAAGTATCGATGCGCAAGGGGCGCGACATCTTGTGGGAGGAGGCCTGCGCGGATGCCCCCGCCGATTGCCCGCCCGAAGCGATGAACGCGGAAGATCCGCTGTTCATCCTCTATACCTCCGGATCGACCGGCAAGCCCAAGGGCGTGCTGCACACCACCGGCGGGTATCTGCTTTGGTCGACGCTGACCTTCGATCTGCTGTTCGGCCCCGAGGAGGGGAAGGATGTCGCCGACGATCTGTTCTGGTGCACCGCCGATGTCGGCTGGATCACCGGGCACACCTATGTCGTCTACGGCCCGCTCTCCAACGGCGCGCGCACGGTCATGTTCGACGGGGTGCCCAACTATCCCGATCCGGGGCGCCTCTGGGAGACCAGCCAGCGCCTCGGCGTCACGATCTTCTACACCGCGCCGACCGCGATCCGCGCGCTGATGCGGCAGGGCGACCGGTGGGTGACGCGCCACGACCTGTCCGCGATCCGCCTGCTGGGCACGGTGGGCGAGCCGATCAACCATGAGGCCTGGGAATGGTATCATGACATGGTCGGGCGCGGCGAATGCCCGATCGTCGACACCTGGTGGCAGACCGAAACGGGCGGCGCACTGATTGCTCCCGTCCCCGGCGCTACCGAGACTAAGCCCGGCAGCGCGACCCTGCCACTCCCCGGCGTCGACCCCGAACTGGTCGATGGCGAAGGGCATCTTCTCACCGGCGCAACGGAGGGCAATCTGGTTCTCACCCGCAGCTGGCCGGGCATGATGCGCACCATCTTCGGCGACCACGACCGGTTCTTCCAAACCTATTTCAGCACCTTCCCCGGCACCTATTTCACCGGCGACGGCGCGCGGCGCGACGAGGATGGCTATTACTGGATCACCGGCCGGGTCGACGACGTTATCAACGTGTCTGGGCACCGCATGGGCACTGCCGAAGTCGAAAATGCGCTGGACGAGCATGTGCTGGTGGCCGAGGCCGCCGTCGTAGGCATGCCACATGATATCAAGGGCCAAGGCATCCATGCGTTCGTGACGCTGAAAGCCGGCGAAGAAGGCAGCGATGCCTTGCGGCAGGAACTGCGTGACCTGGTGCGCAGCGAGATCGGACCATTCGCCACGCCCGACGTCATCCAATTCGCGCCCGACCTGCCCAAGACCCGGTCGGGCAAGATCATGCGCCGGGTTCTGCGCAAAATCGCCGAGGGGCAGCCTGACGAAATTGGTGACATCTCGACGCTGGCGGAGCCTGCGGTGGTCGAGGATCTGGTGGCCAAGCGCATGAGGCCGTGA
- the adh gene encoding aldehyde dehydrogenase has translation MDIQTNPAASMTAPFAERYDNFIGGKWVAPKDGRCFDNISPITGKVVGQVARSQGADIEAALDAAHAARDAWGRTSVGERALILNRIADRMEENLEKIAIAETWDNGKPLRETMAADIPLAIDHFRYFAGCIRAQEGGISEIDHDTVAYHFHEPLGVVGQIIPWNFPILMAVWKLAPALAAGNCVVLKPAEQTPASIMVLMELIGDLLPAGVVNVVNGFGVEAGKPLASSSRIAKIAFTGETSTGRLIMQYATENLIPVTLELGGKSPNIFFEDVCREDDDYLDKAIEGFVMFALNQGEICTCPSRALVHESIYDRFMERAMQRVEAIKAGNPLDMETMIGAQASSEQRDKILSYIDIGKQEGAELLTGGEATRFEGEIADGYYVKPTVFRGNNRMRIFQEEIFGPVLSVTTFKDQDEALSIANDTLYGLGAGVWSRDANTCYRFGRAIQAGRVWTNCYHAYPAHAAFGGYKQSGIGRENHRMMLDHYQQTKNMLVSYSAKKLGFF, from the coding sequence ATGGACATACAAACAAACCCCGCCGCTTCGATGACGGCTCCGTTTGCGGAGCGCTACGACAACTTCATCGGCGGCAAATGGGTGGCGCCCAAGGACGGGCGCTGTTTCGACAATATCTCCCCGATCACCGGCAAGGTGGTCGGTCAGGTCGCGCGCAGCCAGGGGGCGGACATCGAGGCCGCGCTCGACGCGGCGCATGCCGCGAGGGATGCGTGGGGCCGCACCAGCGTTGGCGAGCGCGCGCTGATCCTCAACCGCATCGCCGACCGGATGGAGGAAAATCTCGAAAAGATCGCGATCGCGGAAACCTGGGACAACGGCAAACCGCTCCGCGAAACGATGGCCGCCGACATTCCGCTTGCGATCGACCATTTCCGCTATTTCGCGGGCTGTATTCGCGCGCAGGAAGGCGGCATTTCGGAAATCGACCACGATACGGTCGCCTACCATTTTCACGAGCCGCTGGGCGTGGTCGGCCAGATCATTCCGTGGAACTTCCCGATCCTGATGGCGGTGTGGAAGCTCGCCCCCGCGCTGGCGGCTGGCAACTGCGTGGTGCTCAAACCTGCCGAGCAGACCCCGGCCTCGATCATGGTGCTGATGGAGCTGATCGGCGACCTGCTGCCCGCCGGCGTGGTCAACGTGGTCAACGGCTTCGGCGTGGAAGCGGGCAAGCCGCTCGCCAGCAGCAGCCGGATCGCCAAGATCGCCTTTACCGGCGAGACGAGCACCGGCCGCCTGATCATGCAATATGCGACCGAAAACCTGATCCCGGTCACGCTGGAACTGGGCGGCAAGAGCCCGAACATCTTCTTCGAGGATGTGTGCCGCGAGGACGACGACTATCTCGACAAAGCAATCGAGGGCTTCGTGATGTTCGCGCTCAATCAGGGGGAGATCTGCACCTGTCCCAGCCGCGCGCTCGTGCATGAGAGCATCTACGACCGCTTTATGGAACGTGCGATGCAGCGCGTCGAAGCGATCAAGGCGGGCAATCCGCTCGACATGGAGACGATGATCGGCGCGCAGGCGAGCAGCGAACAGCGCGACAAGATCCTCTCCTACATCGACATCGGCAAGCAGGAAGGTGCTGAGCTGCTGACCGGCGGCGAGGCGACGCGGTTCGAGGGCGAGATCGCGGACGGCTACTACGTCAAGCCGACCGTGTTCAGGGGCAACAACCGGATGCGCATCTTCCAGGAGGAGATCTTCGGTCCGGTCCTCTCGGTCACGACCTTCAAGGATCAGGACGAGGCGCTGAGCATCGCCAATGATACGCTCTATGGCCTCGGCGCAGGCGTATGGAGCCGCGATGCCAACACCTGCTACCGCTTCGGCCGGGCGATCCAGGCCGGGCGCGTGTGGACCAACTGCTACCACGCCTATCCCGCCCATGCGGCGTTCGGCGGCTACAAGCAGTCGGGCATCGGACGCGAAAACCACCGCATGATGCTGGATCACTATCAGCAGACCAAGAACATGCTGGTCAGCTACAGCGCGAAGAAGCTCGGCTTCTTCTGA
- the adhP gene encoding alcohol dehydrogenase AdhP: protein MSKSMKAAVVRAFGEPLRIEEVPVPEVQPGMIQVAIQASGVCHTDLHAAEGDWPVKPEPPFIPGHEGVGFVSAVGKGVTHVKEGDRVGVPWLYTACGHCVHCLGGWETLCESQLNTGYSVNGGFADYVLADPNYVGHLPDNVGFNEIAPVLCAGVTVYKGLKMTETKPGDAVAISGIGGLGHMAVQYAVAMGLNVVAVDVDDAKLELARKLGAVETVNARTDNDPAATVKRLTGGVRGALVTAVSEKAFEQAVGMVGRGGTLALNGLPPGDFPLNIFGMVLNGITVRGSIVGTRLDLQESLDFAGDGKVKATISTAGLDDINAVFDRMRQGQIEGRVVLDMTQ from the coding sequence ATGAGCAAGAGCATGAAAGCCGCCGTCGTCCGCGCCTTCGGCGAACCGCTGCGGATCGAGGAAGTGCCGGTTCCGGAAGTGCAGCCGGGTATGATCCAGGTGGCCATCCAGGCCTCGGGCGTGTGCCACACCGATCTGCATGCCGCCGAAGGCGACTGGCCGGTCAAGCCCGAACCGCCCTTCATTCCCGGCCATGAAGGCGTCGGCTTCGTTTCCGCCGTGGGCAAAGGTGTAACCCATGTGAAGGAAGGCGACCGGGTCGGCGTGCCGTGGCTCTACACCGCCTGCGGCCATTGCGTGCACTGTCTCGGCGGGTGGGAAACGCTGTGCGAAAGCCAGCTCAACACCGGCTATTCGGTCAATGGCGGGTTCGCCGACTATGTTCTGGCCGACCCCAACTATGTCGGCCACCTGCCCGACAATGTGGGCTTCAACGAGATCGCGCCGGTGCTGTGCGCGGGCGTGACGGTCTACAAGGGCCTGAAAATGACCGAGACCAAGCCGGGCGATGCGGTGGCGATCTCCGGCATCGGCGGGCTTGGCCACATGGCAGTGCAATATGCGGTCGCGATGGGGCTGAACGTGGTTGCGGTCGACGTCGACGACGCCAAGCTCGAACTGGCGCGCAAGCTCGGCGCGGTGGAGACCGTGAACGCGCGGACCGACAATGACCCTGCCGCGACGGTCAAGCGCCTGACCGGCGGCGTGCGCGGCGCGCTGGTGACCGCGGTGAGCGAGAAGGCCTTCGAACAGGCGGTCGGCATGGTCGGGCGCGGTGGTACGCTTGCGCTCAACGGCCTGCCGCCGGGCGATTTCCCGCTCAACATCTTCGGCATGGTGCTGAACGGCATCACCGTGCGCGGCTCGATCGTGGGCACGCGGCTGGACCTGCAGGAATCGCTCGATTTCGCAGGCGACGGCAAGGTGAAGGCGACGATCTCCACCGCCGGTCTGGACGACATCAATGCGGTGTTCGACCGCATGCGGCAGGGCCAGATCGAAGGGCGCGTCGTCCTGGACATGACCCAATGA
- a CDS encoding ATP-binding protein: MKHKSIDLASEVRRATLPEGLHGFLFPLFEAVSNSLHSIEERYGGDVERQGRIEIEISSGDRQIVIADNGVGLDDNNLAAFLTPLTGNKFERGGKGFGRFIAFRIFREVFYSCREADASGAVTGETYSYKPFATDDNLVEIDAGDGAGEHRFDTGLTVLMRSPLDEAADFFDLTGQRYLGEVAEDAIIAALLNHFLIEFIQRKIPKQTVLAIDDARFNLYDHFNDSLLVGGSRTEYLEIGQTSRRFDFSYFKVDETQAKKHRLYFYANNRAASDLENISSGVNNKPFVEASETGLRRYFYLVAVSSDFFVSSQSRDRITNLHGKVVRDGVKKSIKDHLVALAKQHILEIESAYTSERRAKMVADVEHLIAVDPLLRRGLGDRSPEDFVRKRSITETREQLAQDLFVERFRKKFDFSKLDQNASVEQLEHLVKTQIPADAKEALAVYVAYRNHVITIFRELLKKQESGLATEDKVHALIYPRYKDSDEIDYSSHNLWLLDDDLAYAQYISSDRTPDGNHRAKGEYAHDLLVNNQNELMVVEMKRPQKTGYAAGIESSTNNPVDQLKRQISDIRTKGKIKTSAGREVAVPPDTMVRGYVIADWNDNLQKYLQMEDFVITNYGGQMAYRYFQSLNLMLEVVAFDRLVDRATNRNEAFVQMLEGRSSYDRKPKGTLGSFGTIGERK; encoded by the coding sequence ATGAAGCACAAGTCAATCGATTTAGCCTCCGAGGTCAGGCGCGCCACGCTGCCTGAAGGTCTGCACGGCTTCCTCTTTCCGCTGTTCGAGGCTGTCTCGAACTCCCTTCATTCCATCGAGGAGCGCTATGGGGGTGATGTAGAGCGGCAAGGCCGCATCGAGATCGAGATCTCAAGTGGTGATCGCCAGATAGTCATCGCTGACAACGGCGTCGGGCTCGACGACAATAACCTCGCTGCCTTCCTTACACCGTTGACCGGCAACAAGTTCGAGCGGGGCGGCAAGGGGTTCGGCCGCTTCATAGCCTTTAGGATCTTCAGAGAGGTATTCTACTCCTGCCGTGAGGCCGACGCGTCGGGCGCGGTGACGGGCGAGACGTATAGCTACAAGCCGTTCGCGACCGATGACAACCTGGTCGAGATCGACGCGGGTGACGGTGCGGGGGAGCATCGCTTCGATACTGGGCTGACCGTGCTCATGCGGTCGCCCCTTGATGAGGCTGCGGACTTTTTCGACCTCACTGGCCAGCGCTATTTGGGCGAGGTCGCCGAGGATGCCATAATTGCCGCTCTGCTCAATCATTTCCTGATCGAATTCATACAGCGGAAGATCCCGAAGCAGACGGTACTGGCCATTGATGATGCACGCTTCAATTTATACGATCACTTCAACGATTCCCTTTTGGTTGGTGGATCCCGGACAGAGTATCTGGAAATCGGCCAAACGAGCCGGCGGTTCGACTTCAGCTACTTCAAGGTCGACGAGACTCAGGCCAAGAAGCACCGACTCTACTTTTACGCCAACAACCGCGCCGCGAGCGACTTGGAGAACATTTCGTCGGGCGTGAACAACAAACCTTTCGTCGAAGCGAGCGAGACCGGTCTACGCCGCTACTTCTATCTGGTGGCCGTATCGAGCGACTTCTTTGTCTCGTCGCAGTCGCGTGACCGGATCACGAACCTCCACGGCAAGGTGGTCCGTGACGGCGTGAAGAAGTCGATAAAGGACCATCTCGTCGCATTGGCAAAGCAGCATATTCTGGAGATCGAGAGCGCCTATACCAGCGAGCGTCGTGCGAAGATGGTCGCCGATGTAGAGCATCTGATTGCGGTCGATCCGCTGCTCCGGCGAGGTCTTGGCGACCGCTCGCCCGAGGACTTCGTTAGGAAACGGTCCATAACAGAGACGCGGGAGCAGCTGGCTCAGGACCTATTCGTGGAGCGCTTCCGCAAGAAGTTCGACTTTTCAAAGCTGGACCAAAACGCCAGCGTCGAGCAGCTCGAGCATCTGGTCAAGACGCAGATCCCGGCAGACGCCAAAGAGGCGCTGGCGGTCTATGTAGCCTATCGCAATCACGTCATCACGATCTTCCGCGAACTCCTGAAGAAGCAGGAGAGCGGGCTGGCTACTGAGGATAAGGTGCATGCGTTGATCTATCCGCGTTACAAGGACAGTGACGAGATCGACTACAGTTCGCACAACCTGTGGCTGTTAGACGACGACTTGGCCTACGCGCAGTACATCTCAAGTGATCGCACACCGGACGGCAACCACAGGGCCAAGGGGGAGTACGCGCACGACCTGCTCGTCAACAATCAGAACGAGCTCATGGTGGTCGAGATGAAGCGCCCTCAAAAAACGGGATACGCCGCTGGCATCGAAAGTTCGACCAATAACCCGGTCGACCAGCTGAAGCGACAGATCTCAGACATCCGCACTAAGGGCAAGATAAAGACCTCCGCGGGTCGCGAGGTCGCGGTTCCGCCGGACACAATGGTGCGCGGATACGTGATTGCCGATTGGAACGACAATCTCCAGAAATACCTTCAGATGGAGGATTTTGTCATCACCAACTACGGTGGGCAGATGGCGTATCGGTATTTCCAGTCTCTCAACCTCATGCTTGAGGTCGTCGCCTTCGATCGTCTGGTCGATCGCGCCACCAATCGCAATGAGGCCTTTGTGCAGATGCTAGAGGGGCGCTCCTCCTACGATCGCAAGCCGAAGGGGACGCTCGGAAGCTTTGGCACGATAGGGGAACGGAAATAG